Within Winogradskyella helgolandensis, the genomic segment GCATGGTTACCTAAACGCATACTTACTTTTCTAATTGTAATTTTCTACATGACTTATAAAGTCTATGGAAAGATCCCACGTTGAATGTAGGCTTTTTCTATGCGTTTTATTGCAATACAAAAGGCTGCCGTTCTCATATCTACACCTTCACTTTCAGAATAGTCATGAACTTTATCAAAAGAGACTTTTAGCTTTTTACGTAACTTATCTAAAACTTCTTCTAGATGCCAAATCTCACCACTTCTATTTTGCAACCATTCGTAATAACTTCCAATTACACCACCCGAATTACATAAAATATCTGGTATAATGACGATACCTCTTTCAAGTAAGATATTCTCACCCTCAACATTTGTAGGACCATTAGCGCCTTCTGCAATTAGTTTTGCTTTTATTTTTGACGCATTCTTTTTTGTTATTTGATTTCCTAATGCTGCAGGAATACAAATATCACAATCTATGGCAAAGAATTCACTTTTTTCAACAGGCGTAGAATCTGGATAATTGATAATCGTACCTTTATTTTCATGGTTATACTTAAAAAGTGCTTCAACATCTAAGCCGTCTTGATTTTCAATACCTCCCTGAGCATCCTGAACTCCCACTAATTTAGCACCATCTTTTTCTAAAAAATGTGAAGCCCAATATCCAACATTACCAAAACCTTGAACAATAAACTTTTTACCGTTTAAATCCATATCATTGTTATCTGCCCAAAATTTAATAGTTAAATAAACACCAAACCCTGTAGCTCTATCTCTACCTTCTAGTCCTCCACTGCCATCTGGCTTTCCGGTAACAACATGTTGATTTGCGGAGCGCTGTGCTGGTGGCCTAGAACTCATATAGGTATCAGCAATCCAAGCCATAGTTTGACTATTGGTATTAACATCTGGAGCAGGAATATCGTGTTCAGGACCAATGTTATCAGCTAAAGCATAAGTAAAACGTCTAGTAATACGTTCTAATTCAGATTCCGAATATAACGCTGGATCAATCTTTATACCGCCTTTTGCACCTCCATAAGGCAAACCTGCTAGAGACGTTTTCCATGTCATCCACATGGCTAATGCCCTTGCCGCATCTAAATCTACAGTTGCATGGTAACGTAAGCCTCCTTTATAAGGTCCTAATGCACCGTTGTGCTGCACACGATAACCAGTAAAAACTTCAACATCTCCATTGTCCATTTTTACAGGAAAGTTGACTAAGATTTCATTGTTAGTGATACTTAGTATTTTCTTAATATTAGGGTGTAAGTTAATATGATTGGCCGCACTGTTAAACTGCTCCATCACATTATCCATCATACCTTTTAAAGGCACTTTTTTAACCTTTGTTTTTAAGTTATTTTTTGAATTTCCCATTTATATGCATTATTTTTTTGAATAATTTATTTTTACACAGCAAAAATAACACTTTCAATAATATAAAGGGATTATATTATTAAATAACTAAAGTAGATTTCAAACAAATATTCTTTGTGCAAAAATCTTTATCGTCCACTACATAAAAAAGAAAGATTCTAACCAATCAATACAAAACAAAAAGCACTATAATGAAAACACCGATTGATACAAGGTCATTAGAACTTAGTTCTAATTCAATTTTTTAGTCCTCAGTTTGCAGCATCGTATATAAGTGGTGTTATTAATTTTAGACCTCTTCTATTTTATAAAATTTTAATGCAAAGCTGAGCGGCTTACTAGACTGTTGATCAACAAGTGTTTTTGAAAACTAATATACCACCTGTCTAGTCATTAATTGTAGTGCTTCTATTGTTTTATAATCATGGTTAAGATAAATTAATGCATAAAAAATGTCACTTAAAAAACTTATAGCTAACTCAAAAGCATAAAATTATACAATCATTTTTTGAAATTTACTTTGGATTCTCTGTTTGAATAACAAGAAAAGTTTCAAGGTCTTTTATGAAAAAAATTAATTTGTCATGAAATAGTAAAAAAAAGAACATTTTCACTTCGTGGATTTTAGACTATTTGTATTTTCTTGTTTCCATTTTTAAAACATCTAAAACCAAGACTTTGATAAGGTTTGTATACTGTTTTTTCTTTTTTTTCCTAAAATCTCAACGTTTTCATGATGCGATATTTGAGTAATAAAGTTTATAACCTTTAGGAGACACAGAATTGCACGCTATAAAAATCTATAGATTTATAAAAAATTCAAGAATATTATGTCGTAATATTTTTAACTCGTTTATCCTACTAAACTTTATCTAAATATTTTAATACCTATAGAATTCCTAGTATATTTGTTTTTTAGTCAAAACTATATGCTCATAGCTATACTCTCAGGTTTTTTATTTTCTTTTTTTATGGTGTTTGTCGGCAAATATATGAAAGGCAAATTAGCCTTATTATCTGCCTTGATTCCTTTGGGTCTTTTTCTATATTTTTTGCAGTTTGCAGGGCGTATTTCAAATGGTGAAATCATAAGTCAAACCTATGCGTGGGTACCTTCGCTTGGTGTTGATTTTGGATTAACTCTAGATGGACTTTCGCTCATTTTCTGTTTAATGATAACCGGTATAGGCTTCCTAGTCTTTGCCTACACTGCAGCTTATCTCAAAGGCCATCATTACTTAGATCGTTTTTATGGTTATTTAGGAATTTTTATGGCAGCAATGCTAGGCGTAGTACTCTCAGATAATGTTATTTCTTTATTTACATTTTGGGAGCTTACAAGTATTAGTTCTTTTTTCTTAATCGGCTTTAACAACAATGAGGAGGCTTCGAGAAAATCTGCAGTTTTGGCTCTGGCAATCACTGGTATTGGTGGATTGTTATTATTTGCAGG encodes:
- a CDS encoding Glu/Leu/Phe/Val family dehydrogenase, producing the protein MGNSKNNLKTKVKKVPLKGMMDNVMEQFNSAANHINLHPNIKKILSITNNEILVNFPVKMDNGDVEVFTGYRVQHNGALGPYKGGLRYHATVDLDAARALAMWMTWKTSLAGLPYGGAKGGIKIDPALYSESELERITRRFTYALADNIGPEHDIPAPDVNTNSQTMAWIADTYMSSRPPAQRSANQHVVTGKPDGSGGLEGRDRATGFGVYLTIKFWADNNDMDLNGKKFIVQGFGNVGYWASHFLEKDGAKLVGVQDAQGGIENQDGLDVEALFKYNHENKGTIINYPDSTPVEKSEFFAIDCDICIPAALGNQITKKNASKIKAKLIAEGANGPTNVEGENILLERGIVIIPDILCNSGGVIGSYYEWLQNRSGEIWHLEEVLDKLRKKLKVSFDKVHDYSESEGVDMRTAAFCIAIKRIEKAYIQRGIFP